A single genomic interval of Rosistilla ulvae harbors:
- a CDS encoding SDR family NAD(P)-dependent oxidoreductase, with protein sequence MNTFSTFALSAAIGYTGLKITRAVARRKRNFAWQNKRVVITGGSRGLGLVIARQLADQGARIAITARGEEDLAAAADELRARGAEVISQTCDVRQPEQVTRFIDQVVQRYGGVDVLINVAGIITVGPLDAMEFGDFADSMNTNCWGALHTSKAVLPHMRSAGWGRIVNIASLGGKRAVPHMLPYAASKFALVGLSNGMRAELKQENIFVTTACPGLMRTGSPRNANFKGQHRDEYAWFSIGDSLPVMSMDAATAATQILDACQQGRGEVFIHSPWNMTIALQNLCPELTQEILALAAMVLPKMGGIGRDSAKGHESQSAWSRSVLTTLTQRAAAMNNQL encoded by the coding sequence ATGAATACATTTTCCACGTTCGCTCTCTCTGCCGCCATTGGCTATACGGGACTCAAAATCACCCGAGCTGTTGCTCGCCGCAAACGAAACTTCGCCTGGCAAAACAAACGCGTCGTCATCACTGGCGGTTCGCGCGGGCTTGGTTTGGTGATTGCCCGACAGCTGGCCGACCAAGGTGCTCGAATCGCGATCACCGCTCGCGGTGAAGAGGATCTTGCTGCTGCGGCGGACGAGTTACGCGCTCGCGGTGCCGAGGTGATCTCGCAAACCTGTGATGTTCGCCAACCGGAACAAGTGACTCGCTTCATCGATCAAGTGGTTCAGCGTTACGGTGGCGTCGATGTCCTGATCAACGTCGCGGGGATCATCACAGTGGGCCCACTCGATGCGATGGAGTTCGGTGACTTCGCCGACTCGATGAACACAAACTGTTGGGGTGCATTGCACACGTCGAAGGCGGTGCTGCCGCACATGCGGTCCGCCGGATGGGGACGAATCGTCAACATCGCGTCGCTGGGCGGCAAGCGAGCCGTCCCGCATATGCTCCCCTACGCAGCCAGTAAGTTTGCGTTGGTGGGGCTGTCCAACGGAATGCGGGCGGAACTGAAACAAGAGAACATTTTTGTCACGACAGCTTGCCCCGGATTGATGCGAACGGGGAGCCCGCGGAACGCCAACTTCAAAGGCCAGCATCGCGACGAATACGCTTGGTTCAGTATCGGCGATTCTCTACCGGTGATGTCGATGGACGCTGCGACGGCGGCGACGCAGATCTTGGACGCATGCCAGCAAGGACGCGGCGAAGTCTTCATCCACAGTCCGTGGAACATGACGATCGCCCTGCAAAACCTTTGTCCCGAACTGACGCAAGAAATTCTCGCCTTGGCCGCGATGGTTCTTCCGAAAATGGGAGGCATCGGTCGCGATTCCGCCAAGGGGCACGAGAGCCAATCGGCTTGGTCACGGTCGGTACTCACCACGCTGACGCAGCGTGCGGCCGCGATGAACAACCAGTTGTAG
- a CDS encoding TolC family protein: MPFRLTFDESDRSGEETDPPTPGTSDATLAEPLAAPEPDVVAPVSLIEVVASIHATFPLLEVAYQDYQIAAGKQTAAWGAFDTKLKASSENGPLGYYETYRNGAGFEQPVYRGGEVFGGYRIGRGEFQPWYLERQTNDGGEFKAGFNVPLLKDRQIDARRAELWRANYDRQLALPEIRSQLIQFVRDGSVTYWSWVAATQQYKIGEQALALATTRNQQLKRKVDLGDIDPPVLQDNLRAIAQREAKLIDMQRKQHQTAVKLSLFYRTPDGMPIVVDDSIEVAFPMPTAVVRERFETDVAQALLQRPEFAALNLQARRAGVDLSEGRNDALPTIDAQLIGSQDVGAPTSSKRDKSPFELEAGLFVEVPAQRRKAAGKMQAARAKLTQIAAKRQYTSDKVRAELESAFIALDAAYERLQQAEESTRLSDYIADVERRKFDLGESDLLAVVLREQYAIEAAIYEIDAKLEYYIARADYDAAMAIDWPQ; encoded by the coding sequence TTGCCCTTCCGGTTGACGTTCGATGAATCCGATCGCAGCGGCGAAGAGACCGATCCACCGACGCCCGGCACGTCGGATGCGACGCTGGCCGAACCGTTGGCCGCTCCCGAGCCAGACGTGGTTGCCCCGGTATCACTGATCGAAGTTGTCGCTTCGATCCATGCGACCTTCCCGCTGTTGGAAGTCGCTTATCAGGACTACCAAATCGCCGCTGGCAAGCAGACCGCAGCGTGGGGCGCGTTCGATACAAAGTTAAAAGCGTCGAGTGAGAACGGCCCGCTAGGATACTACGAAACCTACCGCAACGGAGCAGGTTTTGAACAGCCTGTCTATCGTGGCGGCGAGGTGTTTGGTGGCTACCGGATCGGTCGCGGTGAATTTCAACCTTGGTATCTGGAGCGCCAGACAAATGATGGGGGCGAGTTCAAAGCGGGCTTTAACGTTCCGCTGTTGAAGGATCGCCAGATCGATGCGCGACGAGCGGAGCTGTGGCGTGCGAACTACGATCGTCAACTGGCGCTCCCCGAGATCCGATCCCAGCTGATCCAGTTTGTTCGCGACGGCAGTGTCACGTACTGGAGCTGGGTGGCGGCGACGCAGCAGTACAAAATTGGAGAGCAAGCTCTCGCATTGGCTACGACTCGGAATCAACAGTTGAAGCGGAAGGTCGATCTGGGCGACATCGATCCGCCGGTGCTGCAAGACAACCTGCGAGCCATCGCGCAGCGAGAAGCCAAGCTGATCGACATGCAACGCAAGCAACATCAGACCGCCGTCAAGTTGTCGTTGTTCTATCGCACGCCCGACGGGATGCCGATTGTCGTCGACGATTCGATCGAGGTCGCATTTCCAATGCCGACCGCCGTCGTTCGCGAACGGTTCGAAACCGATGTCGCCCAAGCTTTACTGCAGCGTCCCGAGTTTGCGGCGCTTAATTTGCAAGCCCGACGCGCGGGGGTCGATTTGTCCGAGGGACGCAACGATGCCCTGCCGACGATCGATGCCCAGCTGATTGGCTCGCAAGACGTCGGGGCGCCCACGAGTAGCAAACGGGATAAGTCGCCGTTCGAATTGGAGGCGGGGCTGTTTGTGGAGGTCCCCGCGCAGCGTCGCAAAGCGGCGGGCAAGATGCAAGCAGCGCGTGCTAAGCTGACGCAGATTGCAGCGAAGCGACAGTACACGTCGGACAAGGTTCGGGCCGAACTCGAGTCCGCGTTTATCGCGCTAGATGCGGCCTACGAACGGCTGCAACAGGCGGAGGAATCGACGCGATTGTCGGACTACATCGCCGATGTCGAACGTCGCAAGTTCGACCTTGGCGAGAGCGATCTGCTGGCGGTCGTGTTGCGCGAGCAATACGCTATCGAAGCGGCGATCTACGAGATCGATGCCAAGCTGGAATATTACATCGCCAGAGCGGATTACGACGCGGCGATGGCGATCGATTGGCCACAATAG
- a CDS encoding HlyD family secretion protein, protein MKVAAEEPSSPQALLPQRPRRMLAPAAYSEAAFPSLRLARSSRLARRIGKVLLVVLVVATFAVAIAPWQQSIKGSGTVIAFAPFERQQTIQTPIKGRIVRLGDNIVENGFVRKGDLIVEVADIDPEYLGRLESQLDASQRQVAAAETLWRASERNRDAAMMVVSSIEAQVKAYELVKKQVVAAADADVESARNKIQAEQQQLAEQQAALAQVQADFDRQRMLYDEKIASQSKFQSAQRKLKEAQAKVEKSKAYVRAAQSELESKQSDRQAKEQKAQVDIDYATATLRKATADIAKSESEVAKAESDLTKSQKDLLDSETKVARQRRQEILAPFDGYLTRITANQNSQVLKEGGVICTIVPDTTDRAVQIWLDGNDAPLVEAGRHVRLQFEGWPAIQFSGWPAVAVGTFGGQVVSVDATDDGKGKFRILVQPEESGQQWPSDRFLRQGVRTNGWVLLERVPLWYEIWRNMNGFPPVVSTEEPKNSKPPKLPKP, encoded by the coding sequence ATGAAAGTAGCTGCAGAAGAACCGTCGTCGCCGCAAGCTTTGCTACCGCAGAGACCGCGTCGTATGTTGGCGCCGGCGGCTTACAGTGAAGCGGCCTTTCCGTCGCTGCGATTGGCAAGGTCATCGCGTTTAGCGCGGCGGATCGGTAAAGTGTTGTTGGTCGTTCTTGTCGTCGCCACGTTTGCGGTGGCGATCGCCCCGTGGCAACAATCGATCAAAGGTTCCGGAACGGTGATCGCATTTGCGCCGTTCGAACGGCAACAAACGATCCAAACTCCGATCAAGGGACGGATCGTTCGATTGGGAGACAACATCGTCGAGAACGGTTTTGTCCGGAAGGGCGATCTGATCGTAGAGGTCGCCGATATCGACCCCGAATATCTCGGCCGACTCGAGAGTCAGCTGGACGCTTCTCAGCGTCAGGTCGCCGCGGCTGAGACGTTGTGGCGGGCGAGCGAACGCAACCGCGACGCTGCCATGATGGTCGTCAGTTCGATCGAAGCTCAAGTCAAAGCGTATGAGTTAGTCAAGAAGCAGGTCGTCGCCGCCGCGGATGCCGATGTCGAGTCGGCACGCAACAAAATCCAGGCCGAGCAGCAACAGTTGGCCGAGCAGCAGGCGGCGCTCGCGCAAGTCCAGGCTGACTTCGATCGGCAGCGTATGTTGTACGACGAGAAGATCGCTTCGCAATCCAAGTTCCAATCAGCGCAGCGGAAACTGAAAGAGGCCCAGGCGAAGGTCGAGAAATCGAAAGCTTACGTGAGGGCTGCCCAAAGCGAATTGGAGAGCAAGCAGAGTGATCGGCAAGCGAAGGAGCAGAAGGCCCAAGTCGACATCGATTACGCCACCGCGACGCTCCGCAAAGCGACAGCGGACATCGCCAAATCGGAAAGCGAAGTCGCGAAGGCAGAATCCGATCTGACGAAATCGCAGAAGGATCTATTGGATAGCGAAACAAAAGTCGCGCGGCAGCGGCGTCAGGAGATTTTGGCTCCGTTCGATGGCTATTTGACGCGGATCACCGCCAATCAAAACAGCCAGGTTCTCAAAGAGGGAGGCGTGATCTGCACGATCGTCCCCGATACCACCGACCGCGCCGTGCAAATCTGGCTCGATGGCAACGATGCGCCACTCGTGGAGGCAGGGCGGCATGTCCGACTGCAGTTCGAGGGTTGGCCAGCAATTCAATTTTCAGGTTGGCCAGCGGTCGCCGTCGGCACGTTCGGCGGCCAAGTGGTCTCAGTCGATGCTACCGACGATGGCAAAGGGAAGTTTCGGATCCTCGTCCAACCCGAGGAATCGGGACAGCAGTGGCCCAGCGATCGTTTCCTTCGTCAGGGCGTTCGGACCAACGGCTGGGTGCTGCTGGAACGCGTGCCGCTGTGGTACGAGATCTGGCGGAATATGAACGGCTTCCCGCCGGTTGTTTCGACCGAAGAGCCCAAGAACAGCAAGCCGCCTAAACTGCCGAAGCCTTAG
- a CDS encoding peptidase domain-containing ABC transporter: MKQPKSQCVGAVAILEKLASANPILERDAPRRAMFEVVEAWPGDPHRLWWKWFSEAAISLGLRTKTIDGSLDEVSRLAGLRAPLIFYREQASDGKAEWLGIVAANRKKFQVVVASEETEATHSVSPRGLRRMLRDFANEDKLRCVVVQADKSLSMEASGPDKKLEPNERLWQLLRPESSDIWLVVLFAFVVSLLMLASPMAVEALVNTVAFGRFLQPIVILSAILLTFLSFQGAIRGLQTYVVEVIQRRLFARVAGDLAFRLPRVETEPIDGKHLPEVVNRFFDITTIQKVAAQLLLDGVGLVLNTFIGMAVLAFYHPWLLGFDIFLVVAIAIIVFGLGRGAVASAVKESKQKYLMASWLEDIARCPTAFRSDGGADFAMVRADRFVAQYLAARSSHFRIVMRQVLFALGLQAVSSTILLGLGGWLVVAGELTLGQLVAAELIVTVIVGAFAKFGKHMESFYDLLASVDKLGILFDLRTQRDDGMLSLDTTQPASLELHALTYKWDGAAAILNEVDASVEGGERVAILGRSGSGKSTLLDLIFGLRSPTAGFLTIDGTDPRDLRPDVLRARVAIARPEVFHASVEENVDLRRDDVTSTEVRDVLRSLGLLDAVLRLKDGCDTELTSDGAPLSTNQSRILTLARATIGRPGLLLIDGVLDGLGGTELEQCLEYLMAPHQPWTLIVATCREDIAARFTRTMELGSQAAADSDFHGGVAR, translated from the coding sequence ATGAAACAACCGAAATCTCAATGTGTCGGTGCGGTTGCCATTTTGGAAAAATTGGCGAGTGCGAATCCGATCCTTGAACGCGACGCACCGCGCCGTGCGATGTTTGAAGTGGTTGAGGCGTGGCCCGGTGATCCGCACCGGTTGTGGTGGAAATGGTTCAGCGAGGCGGCGATCAGTCTTGGCTTGCGAACCAAGACGATCGATGGCTCTCTCGATGAAGTTTCCCGTTTGGCGGGGCTTCGCGCGCCGCTGATCTTCTATCGCGAACAAGCCAGCGATGGGAAAGCCGAATGGCTTGGGATCGTCGCGGCAAACCGCAAGAAGTTCCAAGTCGTGGTGGCAAGCGAAGAAACCGAAGCCACGCACAGCGTGTCGCCACGCGGCCTGCGTAGAATGCTTCGCGATTTCGCCAACGAAGACAAGCTGCGATGCGTGGTGGTTCAAGCGGACAAATCGCTTTCGATGGAAGCGAGCGGCCCCGATAAGAAGCTGGAACCGAACGAACGTTTGTGGCAATTGCTGCGTCCGGAATCGTCCGATATTTGGTTGGTGGTTCTGTTCGCGTTTGTCGTCTCGCTGCTGATGCTGGCTTCGCCGATGGCGGTCGAGGCGTTGGTCAACACGGTGGCGTTTGGACGGTTCTTGCAACCGATCGTGATCTTGTCGGCGATCCTGTTGACGTTCCTCAGCTTCCAAGGTGCGATTCGCGGGTTGCAGACGTACGTCGTCGAGGTGATCCAACGCCGTCTGTTCGCTCGGGTCGCGGGTGACCTCGCGTTCCGATTGCCTCGCGTGGAAACCGAGCCGATCGACGGGAAGCATCTGCCGGAGGTGGTCAATCGATTTTTCGACATCACGACGATCCAAAAGGTCGCGGCGCAATTGCTGTTGGATGGCGTGGGGCTTGTGCTAAATACGTTCATCGGGATGGCGGTGCTTGCCTTTTATCACCCTTGGCTGCTCGGTTTCGACATCTTCCTTGTCGTCGCGATAGCGATCATCGTGTTTGGCCTTGGCCGCGGTGCTGTGGCGAGTGCGGTCAAAGAATCGAAACAAAAGTATCTCATGGCTAGCTGGCTAGAAGACATCGCCCGCTGCCCGACGGCCTTCCGCAGCGATGGCGGAGCGGACTTTGCAATGGTCCGTGCCGACCGCTTTGTCGCTCAATACCTCGCAGCGCGCAGCAGCCACTTTCGGATCGTGATGCGACAGGTGTTGTTCGCGCTGGGACTGCAAGCGGTCTCCAGCACAATCTTGCTCGGCTTGGGAGGCTGGTTGGTGGTGGCCGGCGAATTGACGTTGGGCCAGCTGGTGGCGGCGGAACTGATTGTGACGGTGATCGTCGGGGCGTTTGCCAAGTTCGGAAAACATATGGAGAGTTTCTACGACCTGTTGGCGTCGGTCGACAAGCTGGGGATCCTATTCGATCTTCGCACGCAACGCGACGACGGCATGCTGAGTCTGGATACGACTCAGCCGGCCAGCCTTGAATTACATGCGTTGACCTACAAATGGGACGGCGCCGCCGCGATCCTGAATGAAGTGGACGCGTCGGTCGAAGGGGGCGAGCGGGTTGCGATCCTCGGCAGGTCGGGCAGCGGGAAGAGCACGTTGTTGGATTTGATCTTCGGTCTGCGCAGTCCGACAGCCGGCTTCTTGACGATCGATGGCACCGATCCCCGCGATTTACGCCCCGATGTGTTGCGCGCACGCGTGGCGATCGCCCGCCCCGAAGTGTTTCATGCTTCGGTGGAAGAGAATGTGGATCTGCGTCGCGACGACGTGACCTCCACCGAGGTCCGCGACGTCTTGCGTTCGTTGGGCCTGCTGGACGCGGTGCTGCGATTGAAAGATGGGTGCGATACCGAACTGACGAGCGATGGGGCTCCATTATCGACGAATCAGTCGCGGATCTTGACGCTCGCCCGCGCCACGATCGGCCGGCCGGGACTGCTGTTGATCGACGGCGTGTTGGATGGGCTCGGAGGAACCGAACTCGAACAGTGTCTCGAGTATTTGATGGCACCGCATCAGCCATGGACTTTAATCGTCGCGACGTGTCGGGAAGACATCGCGGCCCGATTTACGCGTACGATGGAACTAGGATCCCAGGCCGCTGCGGATTCCGATTTTCATGGTGGAGTCGCACGATGA
- the ppc gene encoding phosphoenolpyruvate carboxylase: MNPSIDNVKDTQLRDEISYLGAMLGEIIQDFEGEEAFELVEELRRLAWERREGSESAEQEMLSRISELDEHQSAVVIRAFSLFLDLMNVVEDRARVRVLNERSAKLWPKPVPESIGSAVETLRAGGRDATAMQSIVDQLHVELVFTAHPTEAKRRSQRTHLSLLRTLMASIDREADPQQKSRLEEQMLRQVALAWQTDLTRSRRPTVLEEVARGLSFKPVLWREIPRITEELNQSLSDQFGPQVAATKPLITFGTWIGGDRDGHPGVTSPVTESTFEWLRREALAFHSRTCEQFSYSLSVSETQLPLPPTLRAAIDEATQQYPELEEHLAFLPSTELCRLWLNTIGWRLKQTEKMSLSSGTGVRGAYANAEGLLADVSLLADAIGQTVAAKYLSEDLRTWVTQIRTFGFYLARLDVRQNSKVHRETLDELLIATGLCEAPQDLTEVERMALLEKTLSPQLQLPTEEVSETGQEVLATFDVLHRVSTRYGQTGIGALIVSMTSTASDILTLLWLWRHTSKPSVSYKVPPLVPLFETISDLQAAPEIMESLLRCESYREALSAHQDRQWIMLGYSDSTKDGGYLAASWDLYKAQQTLASVAKQHDVRLTFFHGRGGSLGRGGGPAARSILSLPHGTFDGTLRLTEQGEVLADRYDDQAIAHRHLEQVVWSSLLAADHAQRSPEPAWIDCLDSAARVSLAHYRELLEADDFVAFFRDTTPLTEIEQLPIGSRPSRRKPEGGLSDLRAIPWVFSWTQARCLLPAWYGVGTALAKLNADSPDVAREMYQQWWYFRDLVDNAELALAKSDMKVFQHYMRLTAGSPGETWIADRIQKEYETSRQQILALSGGSELLDGTPWLKESIRVRNRFIDPLNLLQVELLRRRRQSDPDAAAADKQQVLLRLTVNGLAAGLRTSG, encoded by the coding sequence ATGAACCCATCGATAGACAATGTAAAAGACACGCAGCTGCGCGATGAGATCAGTTACCTCGGTGCGATGCTGGGTGAGATCATCCAGGACTTCGAAGGGGAGGAAGCGTTTGAGTTAGTCGAGGAGCTGCGGCGGTTGGCGTGGGAGCGTCGCGAGGGGAGCGAGTCGGCAGAGCAAGAAATGCTCAGCCGGATCTCAGAACTGGACGAGCATCAATCGGCGGTCGTGATCCGGGCGTTCAGTTTGTTCCTGGACTTGATGAACGTCGTCGAGGATCGCGCTCGGGTTCGCGTGCTGAACGAGCGTTCGGCAAAACTGTGGCCCAAACCGGTTCCCGAATCGATCGGCAGCGCGGTCGAAACGCTGCGAGCGGGAGGACGCGACGCAACCGCGATGCAATCGATCGTGGATCAATTGCATGTCGAACTGGTATTCACCGCCCATCCGACCGAAGCGAAGCGACGATCGCAGCGGACGCATCTATCGCTGCTGCGGACTCTGATGGCGTCGATCGATCGCGAGGCGGACCCACAGCAGAAATCGCGGTTGGAAGAACAGATGCTTCGCCAAGTCGCATTGGCGTGGCAGACCGATCTGACGCGATCGCGGCGACCGACCGTACTGGAAGAGGTCGCTCGGGGGCTCTCCTTTAAACCCGTGCTATGGCGTGAGATCCCGCGGATCACCGAAGAGCTGAACCAATCGCTGTCGGATCAGTTCGGTCCGCAGGTCGCCGCGACGAAGCCATTGATCACTTTCGGTACTTGGATCGGTGGTGACCGCGATGGGCATCCTGGCGTCACGTCACCGGTCACCGAATCGACCTTTGAATGGTTGCGACGCGAGGCGCTCGCCTTTCATTCGCGAACCTGCGAACAATTTTCGTACTCCTTGAGCGTTTCCGAAACGCAGCTCCCCTTGCCGCCAACGCTTCGCGCGGCGATCGACGAAGCGACGCAGCAGTATCCCGAGCTGGAAGAGCACTTGGCTTTCCTGCCCTCGACCGAACTCTGTCGACTGTGGCTCAACACGATCGGTTGGCGGTTGAAGCAGACCGAAAAAATGTCGCTGTCAAGCGGCACCGGAGTCCGCGGCGCGTATGCCAATGCAGAGGGTTTGCTCGCAGACGTCTCGCTGCTCGCCGACGCGATTGGGCAGACGGTGGCGGCGAAGTATCTCAGCGAAGACCTGCGAACTTGGGTGACGCAGATCCGCACCTTCGGATTCTATCTGGCTCGGTTGGATGTTCGTCAGAATTCAAAAGTCCATCGCGAAACGCTCGACGAATTGTTGATCGCCACCGGTCTGTGTGAAGCTCCACAAGATTTGACCGAAGTCGAACGCATGGCGCTGTTGGAGAAGACGCTCTCGCCCCAGCTGCAGTTGCCGACTGAAGAAGTCTCAGAGACCGGTCAAGAAGTGTTGGCGACGTTCGACGTCTTGCACCGTGTCTCGACTCGTTATGGTCAGACGGGGATCGGGGCCTTGATCGTCAGCATGACCTCGACGGCCAGCGACATCCTGACGTTGTTGTGGTTGTGGCGGCACACGTCGAAGCCGTCGGTAAGTTACAAAGTCCCGCCGCTGGTACCGTTGTTCGAGACGATCAGCGACCTGCAGGCCGCTCCCGAAATCATGGAGAGTCTGCTGCGATGCGAGTCGTATCGCGAGGCATTGTCGGCGCATCAAGATCGTCAGTGGATCATGCTTGGTTATTCGGACAGCACGAAAGACGGCGGTTATTTGGCGGCCAGCTGGGATCTCTACAAGGCACAACAAACGCTGGCCTCGGTCGCCAAGCAACACGATGTGCGGCTGACCTTCTTCCACGGTCGCGGCGGCTCGCTCGGTCGCGGCGGCGGACCCGCGGCGCGGAGCATTCTGTCGCTGCCACATGGAACGTTTGATGGCACGTTGCGATTGACCGAACAAGGGGAAGTGCTGGCCGACCGGTACGACGACCAAGCGATTGCCCATCGCCATCTGGAGCAAGTCGTGTGGTCGTCGCTGTTGGCGGCGGATCACGCACAACGCTCTCCCGAACCGGCGTGGATCGATTGCCTGGACAGCGCCGCACGCGTCTCGTTGGCTCACTACCGCGAGCTGTTAGAAGCGGACGATTTCGTCGCCTTCTTCCGCGACACGACGCCATTGACGGAGATCGAACAACTGCCGATCGGCTCGCGTCCGTCACGCCGGAAACCGGAAGGTGGATTGTCCGATCTGCGAGCGATCCCGTGGGTCTTCTCCTGGACGCAGGCCCGCTGTCTGTTGCCGGCGTGGTACGGCGTGGGAACTGCATTGGCGAAATTGAACGCCGATTCGCCCGACGTGGCTCGCGAGATGTATCAACAGTGGTGGTACTTCCGCGATCTTGTCGACAACGCCGAACTGGCGCTCGCCAAATCGGACATGAAGGTATTTCAGCACTATATGCGTTTGACCGCGGGCAGCCCCGGCGAGACTTGGATCGCCGACCGGATCCAGAAGGAATATGAGACCAGTCGCCAACAGATCCTGGCCCTGAGTGGCGGGAGCGAATTGTTGGATGGGACGCCGTGGCTGAAGGAATCGATCCGCGTTCGCAATCGGTTCATCGATCCACTGAATCTGTTGCAAGTGGAGCTGTTGCGGCGTCGCCGTCAATCGGATCCCGACGCGGCTGCGGCCGACAAACAACAGGTCTTGCTGCGATTGACCGTCAACGGGCTTGCCGCAGGTTTGCGGACCAGCGGCTAA
- a CDS encoding SOUL family heme-binding protein, whose amino-acid sequence MRKAKWIGVTALLAALVFVGKGSADYETAAYDVVEKEGEFEIRDYPELVMASTAMGASGGNGSFMRLFGYISGSNQAKQKVAMTTPVLMKPSAEQDAGSMSFVVPKQVADEGTPAPSRQDVNITKRPAGRFAVIRFSGRMNDTMREEAQQKLRDWVEAKGLKAGESMEYASYDPPFTPAPLRRNEVFLRLQSDEVQTERVQVSSP is encoded by the coding sequence ATGAGAAAAGCAAAATGGATCGGTGTGACCGCACTCTTGGCGGCGTTGGTATTTGTTGGAAAAGGAAGCGCCGACTACGAAACGGCTGCTTATGATGTTGTCGAGAAAGAGGGGGAATTCGAGATTCGCGATTACCCCGAGCTTGTCATGGCGAGCACGGCGATGGGAGCTTCCGGCGGCAACGGAAGTTTCATGCGGTTGTTTGGTTACATAAGCGGATCTAATCAAGCGAAACAAAAGGTTGCGATGACGACGCCTGTACTTATGAAACCGTCGGCTGAACAAGACGCGGGTTCGATGAGTTTTGTCGTTCCGAAGCAAGTCGCTGACGAGGGAACTCCGGCACCTTCGCGGCAGGATGTGAACATAACAAAGCGACCTGCGGGACGGTTCGCGGTGATTCGATTTTCCGGACGCATGAACGACACAATGCGAGAAGAGGCCCAACAGAAACTTCGCGATTGGGTCGAGGCGAAGGGTTTGAAAGCTGGCGAGTCGATGGAATACGCCAGCTACGATCCTCCTTTCACTCCCGCTCCCTTGCGTCGCAACGAAGTCTTTTTACGATTGCAATCCGACGAAGTGCAGACCGAAAGGGTTCAAGTATCGTCACCGTAA